GCCGCGATGCAGAACCGCTCGCCCGACCACATCCTGCTCGCGGGCCCGCCCGGGCTCGGCAAGACGACGCTCGCCATGATCGTGGCCGAGGAGAGCCGCCGCCCCCTGCGGCTCACCAGCGGCCCGGCGATCCAGCACGCGGGCGACCTCGCGGCCGTGCTGTCGGCGCTGGTGCCGGGCGAGATCCTGTTCGTCGACGAGATCCACCGGATGGCGCGCTCCGCGGAGGAGATGCTCTACCTCGCCATGGAGGACTTCCGCATCGACATCATGGTGGGCAAGGGCGCGGGCGCGACCTCCATCCCGCTGGAGCTGTCGCCGTTCACCCTGGTGGGCGCGACGACGCGCTCGGGCATGCTGCCGAGCCCGCTCCGCGACCGCTTCGGCTTCACCGCGCACCTCGAGTTCTACGAGACGCACGAGCTCGAGCAGGTGATCGAGCGCGCCGCCCGCATGCTGAACCTGGAGATCGAGCACGAGGCCGTCGCCGAGATCGCGGGACGCTGCCGAGGCACGCCCCGGATCGCGAACCGCCTGCTCCGCCGGGTCCGCGACTACGCCCTCGTGCACGGCACGGAGGCGGGCTTGGCGTCCGTGCGCGCGGCGCTCGATCTCTACGACGTGGACCCGCTGGGCCTCGACCGCCTCGACCGCGCCGTCATGCGCGGCATCCTCACGCGCTTCGGCGGCGGACCCGTCGGGCTCAACACCCTCGCCGTGTCGGTGGGGGAGGAGGCGGAGACGATCGAGTCGGTCGTCGAGCCGTTCCTCGTCCGCATCGGGCTGGTGACGCGCACGCCGCGCGGCCGCGTCGCGACGCCGGCGGCGTGGGCGCACTTCGGCCTCGAGGCCCCCGCCGTCCCCGGCGCTCCCGCCCGCTCGCCGGGTGCGCCGGGCGCCGCCGGGGCCCTCTTCGGCGATGAACTATGATTCAAGCTGGCCTCCCGCGGAACGTCGCCGGTTCGTCGTGTCCGTCACCTCCCAGCACCTGAAAGGCCCGTCCCGCATGGACCCGTTCACCCTGATCATGTTCGCCGTCCTGGCGCTGCTCATCTTCTTCATGTTCCGCAACAGCCGGAAGCGCCAGAAGGACCTGGCCGCGCTGCAGACGCAGATGGTCCCCGGTGCCGAGGTCATGACCGCGTCCGGCATCTACGGCACGCTCGTCTCCTTCGACGAGGAGAACAACCTCGCCTACCTCGAGGTCTCGCCCGGCACGGTGCTGAAGCTGCACCGCCAGACGATCGCCCGCGTGGTCGAGCCCACCGTCGCCGACGACGCCTCCGTCCTCGTGGACGAGGCTCCCGCCGCCGACGTGGTCGACGAGACCGGCACGAGCGACGCCTCGCGCCGCCTCGACGACGGCGACGCCCCCACCGCGCGCTCCTGATCCTCCGGGCGGGCGGCCACCGGTCGCCCGCCCCTCCCGGGCGGCTCCCCGCCCGGCCCCGCTCCCCCCTCCATCCGGAGCGCCGCGCGGATCCCGCCGGCCCACCGCGAAGAAAGTCGAGTGTCCAGGTGGCCAAGTCGCCCACACCGGTACGCAAGGCCAGGCGCAAGCTCATCTGGCTGCTGGTCATCATCGGCCTCCTCGCCGGCGGCAACGCCGCCAGCGTGGCGTTCAGCAACGGGTCCTGGACCCCGAAGCTCGCGCTCGACCTCGAGGGCGGCACGCAGATCATCCTCGCGCCGCAGCTCGACGGCGCGTCCTCCGGGCCGACGAGCGAGCAGCTCGCCCAGGCGGTGTCGATCATCCGCCAGCGCGTCGACGCGAGCGGCGTGTCCGAGGCGGAGATCACCACGCAGGGCGGCAGCAACATCGTCGTGAGCCTGCCGGGCGAGCCCGACGCGGCGACCATGCAGCGCCTGCAGTCCTCGGCGAAGCTCGAGCTGCGGCCCGTCCTCATCGGCGCGGCCGGCACGGCGTCGGTCGCCGCGACGCCCACCCCCACGGCCACCGACGGATCGACGCCGACCGACGGCACCACGCCGACCGACGGATCCACCGACGCTGCCGAGACGCCCGCCGCGGAGGCCACGCCGGATCCCTCCACCCTCTCCGACGAGCCCACCGCCGAGCCCACGGGCCCGAGCGACGTCTCCTGGGTCACGCCGCGCCTCCAGGCCGAGTTCGCCGCCTACGACTGCGCGACCGCCCCCGAGTCCGACGGCCAGGCCGCTCCCGCCGACCGCGCGATCATCGCGTGCTCCGACGACGGCGCCGCGAAGTACGTCCTCGGCCCGGTCGAGGTGGACGGCAGCACCATCTCCGACGCCACGAGCGGCCTCCAGCAGTCCAGCCAGGGCGTCAGCACCGGCACGTGGTCGGTCAACCTCGTCTTCGACGGCGACGGCACCCAGCAGTTCGGCGACATGTCCACGCGCCTCATCACGCTCGAGTCGCCGCGCAACCAGTTCGCGTTCGTGCTCGACAACGAGGTCATCTCCGCGCCGGTCACCCAGGGCGTCGTCACCAACGGCAAGCCGTCCATCACCGGCAACTTCACGCAGGAGAGCGCCAAGGCGCTGGCCGACCAGCTCAAGTTCGGCGCGCTGCCGCTCAGCTTCACGCTGCAGAGCTCCGACGTCATCTCGGCCACCCTCGGGTCTTCGCAGCTCACCAGCGGCCTCATCGCCGGCCTCATCGGCCTCGTGCTCGTGGTGCTCTACTCGCTGGTGCAGTACCGGGTGCTCGGCACGGTCACCATCGCGTCGCTCGTGATCGCCGCCGTGATCACCTACCTCCTCATCACCCTGCTCAGCTGGCGGGAGGGGTACCGGCTGTCGCTCGCCGGGGTGGCGGGGCTCATCGTGGCCATCGGCATCACGGCCGACTCGTTCATCGTCTACTTCGAGCGCATCAAGGACGAGCTGCGCGACGGCCGCGGCCTCGTCTCCTCGGTGGAGCAGGGCTGGAAGCGCGCGCTGCGCACGATCATCGCCTCGGACACGGTCAACTTCCTGGCGGCCGCGGTGCTCTTCATCCTCGCGGTGGGCAACGTCAAGGGCTTCGCGCTCACGCTCGGGCTCACGACGATCATCGACCTCATCGTCGTGTCGCTGTTCACGCACCCGATCCTCCAGTTGCTCGCGAACCGGCCGTTCTTCGCCGAGGGCCACCGCATGAGCGGGCTCGACCCGCGGGCGCTCGGTGCCGTGTACCGCGGCCGCGCGACGTTCCGCACCCCCACCGCCACCGCGGGGCGTAACGCCGCGGCGGCCAAGGAGGCGGCGCGCCGGCAGACCATCGCCGAGCGCAAGGCCGCCCAGGGCCAGGCGACCGGATCCACGAAGACCGCGACGATCGACGCGCCGCGGGCCGACGACACGAGCAAGGACGACTGATGGCTGGCTTCTCCGAGTTCGGCAACGACCTCTACACGGGCAAGCGCTCGTTCGACATCGTCGGCCGCCGCCGGCTCTGGTACTCCATCGCGGCGATCTGCATCCTGGTGTCCGTCCTCGGCCCGCTCCTGCGCGGCGGCTTCACGTTCGGCATCGAGTTCACGGGCGGATCCGAGTACACGGTGAGCGGCGTGCAGTCGCAGTCGCAGGACATCGCGAGCGAGGCGGTCGCCACCGTCACGCCGGTGCCGGCCCGCGTCTCGTCCGTCGGGTCCGACGGCGTCCGCGTCCAGACCGACCAGCTGGAGCCCGCGGACAGCACCGCCGTCCGCCAGGCGCTCGCGACCGCCTACGGCGTCGAGACGTCCAGCGTCACCGAGTCCTTCATCGGACCGTCGTGGGGCCAGGACATCACCCGCCAGGCGCTCTGGGGTCTGGTCGTGTTCCTCGCGCTGGCCGCGGTGGTCATGTCGGTCTACTTCCGCACCTGGAAGATGTCGGTCGCCGCGATCATCGCGCTGCTGCACGACCTCGTCCTCACCGCGGGCATCTACGGCATCACGGGCTTCGAGGTCACGCCGGCCGCCGTCATCGGCTTCCTCACGATCCTCGGGTACTCCCTCTACGACACGGTCGTGGTGTTCGACAAGATCCGCGAGAACACCGCGGAGGACGGGCAGGAGTCCCGGCGCACCTTCGGGCAGTCGGTGAACCTCGCGGTGAACCAGACCCTGGTCCGCTCGATCAACACGTCGATCGTCGCCATCCTGCCGGTCGGGTCGATCCTGTTCATCGGCGCCGTCGTGCTCGGCGCCGGCACCCTGCGCGACATCGCGCTGTCGCTCTTCATCGGCATCATCGTCGGCACCTACTCGACGATCTTCATCGCCGCCCCGCTCTACGCGCACCTCCGCGAGGGGGAGCCGAAGGTGAAGCGCGGCGACTCGCTGGCGGCCGCGGCCGCCAGCCGGGCCCAGGCCGAGCGGGCCGCCGTGGCGGTGGAGTCGTGACGAGCGCGCAGGGCGCGGGCGTCCCCGAGGACCTCGACGCGGCCACCGCCAAGGCCCGCACCGCCACGGGGGAGTCCTGGCTCCTCGATGTGCGCGAGCCCGACGAGTGGGAGGCGGGGCACTCGGCCGTCGCCCACCACATCCCGATGGGCGAGCTCGAGGCCCGCGTCGGCGAGATCCCGACCGACCAGCACATCGCCGTGATCTGCCGCTCCGGGCACCGCTCCTCCCTCGCGACGCAGGCGCTCCTCCGCGGCGGGTTCGCGGCCTCCAACATCACGGGCGGCATGCACGCCTGGTCGGAGATGGGCGGCGACGTCGTCACCGACGACGGGCAGCCCGGCCGCGTCGCCTGAGCCGCGGCTGGGCTGCCCCGGACGCCGCCCGCCGGCCCGTGGTCGGGAGCGCTCGGGCGCGGTGATAATTTGGTCTCCAGCACACGCCTGGGAGGCTGAACGATGACGGAGACGACCTCGAGCACGGCTTCCCTCCGGCGCCTGGTGCCGCGCCTCTTCTCGCGGGCGCAGCCCGCCGGCGCCGTCGAGCAGCTCATCCGCACCGCGCGCCTGCACCACCCCAAGGCCGACATGAGCCTCATCGAGCGGGCCTACGCCGTCGCCGAGCGCGCGCACGAGGGCCAGAAGCGCAAGAGCGGCGAGCCGTACATCACCCACCCGGTCGCCGTGGCGCAGATCCTCGCGGACCTCGGCATCGGCCCCAAGACGCTCGCGGCAGCGCTCCTCCACGACACGGTCGAGGACACCGACTACACGCTCGACATGCTGCGCCACGACTTCGGCGACGAGATCGCCATGCTCGTCGACGGCGTCACCAAGCTCGACAAGCTCAAGTACGGCGACAGCGCGCAGGCGGAGACGGTGCGCAAGATGGTCGTCGCGATGTCGAAGGACATCCGCGTGCTCGTGGTCAAGCTCGCCGACCGCCTGCACAACGCGCGCACGTGGGGCTTCGTCGAGTCGGCGTCCGCCGAGCGCAAGGCGAAGGAGACCCTCGAGATCTACGCGCCGCTCGCGCATCGCCTCGGCATCTCGACCATCAAGTGGGAGCTCGAGGACCTCTCGTTCGCCGTGCTCTACCCGAAGATCTACGTCGAGATCGAGAACCTCGTGAAGCAGCGCACCCCGCAGCGCGAGGAGTTCGTGCAGCAGGTGATCGACAGCGTCAACGACGACCTGCGCGCCGCCAAGATCCGGGGCAAGGTCGCCGGGCGTCCGAAGCAGTACTACTCGATCTACCAGAAGATGGTCGTCCGCGGTCGCGAGTTCGACGAGATCTACGACCTCGTCGGGATCCGCGTGCTGGTCGACTCGCTCCGCGACTGCTACGCCGTGCTCGGCGCGATCCACGCCCGCTGGACGCCGGTGCCCGGGCGCTTCAAGGACTACATCGCCACGCCGAAGTTCAACCTCTACCAGTCGCTGCACACGACCGTGATCGGGCCCAAGGGCCGCCCGGTGGAGATCCAGATCCGCACGCACGAGATGCACCAGCGCGCGGAGTTCGGCGTCGCGGCGCACTGGAAGTACAAGGAGCGCATGAACGGCGGGCGCGCCGCCGAGGTGTCGCCGCAGGGGGACACCGACCTCGCCTGGCTCGCGCACATCTCCGACTGGCAGTCCGAGACGGCGGATCCGGGCGAGTTCCTGGACTCGCTGCGGTTCGAGATCGGCGCGAAGGAGGTCTACGTCTTCACGCCGCACGGCAAGGTCATCGGCCTCCCGGCCGGCGGCACGCCCGTGGACTTCGCGTACGCCGTGCACACGGACGTGGGCCACCGCACCATGGGCGCGAAGGTGAACGGGCGTCTCGTGCCGCTCGAGAACCCGCTCACCACCGGCGACGTGGTCGAGGTGTTCACGTCGAAGAACCCCGACAGCGGTCCGAGCAAGGACTGGCTCGCCTTCGTCAAGAGCGCCCGCGCGCGCAACAAGATCAAGCAGTGGTTCACCAAGGAGCGGCGCGAGGAGGCGATCGAGCAGGGCAAGGACGCCATCGCCCGCGCCATGCGCAAGCAGAACCTGCCGTTGCAGAA
The genomic region above belongs to Clavibacter phaseoli and contains:
- the yajC gene encoding preprotein translocase subunit YajC, yielding MDPFTLIMFAVLALLIFFMFRNSRKRQKDLAALQTQMVPGAEVMTASGIYGTLVSFDEENNLAYLEVSPGTVLKLHRQTIARVVEPTVADDASVLVDEAPAADVVDETGTSDASRRLDDGDAPTARS
- the secD gene encoding protein translocase subunit SecD, translated to MAKSPTPVRKARRKLIWLLVIIGLLAGGNAASVAFSNGSWTPKLALDLEGGTQIILAPQLDGASSGPTSEQLAQAVSIIRQRVDASGVSEAEITTQGGSNIVVSLPGEPDAATMQRLQSSAKLELRPVLIGAAGTASVAATPTPTATDGSTPTDGTTPTDGSTDAAETPAAEATPDPSTLSDEPTAEPTGPSDVSWVTPRLQAEFAAYDCATAPESDGQAAPADRAIIACSDDGAAKYVLGPVEVDGSTISDATSGLQQSSQGVSTGTWSVNLVFDGDGTQQFGDMSTRLITLESPRNQFAFVLDNEVISAPVTQGVVTNGKPSITGNFTQESAKALADQLKFGALPLSFTLQSSDVISATLGSSQLTSGLIAGLIGLVLVVLYSLVQYRVLGTVTIASLVIAAVITYLLITLLSWREGYRLSLAGVAGLIVAIGITADSFIVYFERIKDELRDGRGLVSSVEQGWKRALRTIIASDTVNFLAAAVLFILAVGNVKGFALTLGLTTIIDLIVVSLFTHPILQLLANRPFFAEGHRMSGLDPRALGAVYRGRATFRTPTATAGRNAAAAKEAARRQTIAERKAAQGQATGSTKTATIDAPRADDTSKDD
- a CDS encoding rhodanese-like domain-containing protein, yielding MTSAQGAGVPEDLDAATAKARTATGESWLLDVREPDEWEAGHSAVAHHIPMGELEARVGEIPTDQHIAVICRSGHRSSLATQALLRGGFAASNITGGMHAWSEMGGDVVTDDGQPGRVA
- a CDS encoding RelA/SpoT family protein, translated to MTETTSSTASLRRLVPRLFSRAQPAGAVEQLIRTARLHHPKADMSLIERAYAVAERAHEGQKRKSGEPYITHPVAVAQILADLGIGPKTLAAALLHDTVEDTDYTLDMLRHDFGDEIAMLVDGVTKLDKLKYGDSAQAETVRKMVVAMSKDIRVLVVKLADRLHNARTWGFVESASAERKAKETLEIYAPLAHRLGISTIKWELEDLSFAVLYPKIYVEIENLVKQRTPQREEFVQQVIDSVNDDLRAAKIRGKVAGRPKQYYSIYQKMVVRGREFDEIYDLVGIRVLVDSLRDCYAVLGAIHARWTPVPGRFKDYIATPKFNLYQSLHTTVIGPKGRPVEIQIRTHEMHQRAEFGVAAHWKYKERMNGGRAAEVSPQGDTDLAWLAHISDWQSETADPGEFLDSLRFEIGAKEVYVFTPHGKVIGLPAGGTPVDFAYAVHTDVGHRTMGAKVNGRLVPLENPLTTGDVVEVFTSKNPDSGPSKDWLAFVKSARARNKIKQWFTKERREEAIEQGKDAIARAMRKQNLPLQKLMNQDAFSDVAQSMKYDDVAALYAAVGEGHVSTQSVIEKVLSSIQGDSGGEAEEVFAVTQRSRVSRNSDSGVLVRGAPDILVKLAKCCTPVPGDEIIGFVTRGAGVSVHQANCHNVDSLRAEPDRMIEVEWAPSSKSLFLVHIQVEALDRSGLLSDVTRVLSEHHVNILSASVSTSSNRLAISRFVFEMGDVTHLDRVLNAVRRIDAVYDVYRVNGG
- the ruvB gene encoding Holliday junction branch migration DNA helicase RuvB — encoded protein: MSGLAHGDASSPVPESDAELAFEGALRPKSLSEFVGQVKVRGQLELLLTAAAMQNRSPDHILLAGPPGLGKTTLAMIVAEESRRPLRLTSGPAIQHAGDLAAVLSALVPGEILFVDEIHRMARSAEEMLYLAMEDFRIDIMVGKGAGATSIPLELSPFTLVGATTRSGMLPSPLRDRFGFTAHLEFYETHELEQVIERAARMLNLEIEHEAVAEIAGRCRGTPRIANRLLRRVRDYALVHGTEAGLASVRAALDLYDVDPLGLDRLDRAVMRGILTRFGGGPVGLNTLAVSVGEEAETIESVVEPFLVRIGLVTRTPRGRVATPAAWAHFGLEAPAVPGAPARSPGAPGAAGALFGDEL
- the secF gene encoding protein translocase subunit SecF — its product is MAGFSEFGNDLYTGKRSFDIVGRRRLWYSIAAICILVSVLGPLLRGGFTFGIEFTGGSEYTVSGVQSQSQDIASEAVATVTPVPARVSSVGSDGVRVQTDQLEPADSTAVRQALATAYGVETSSVTESFIGPSWGQDITRQALWGLVVFLALAAVVMSVYFRTWKMSVAAIIALLHDLVLTAGIYGITGFEVTPAAVIGFLTILGYSLYDTVVVFDKIRENTAEDGQESRRTFGQSVNLAVNQTLVRSINTSIVAILPVGSILFIGAVVLGAGTLRDIALSLFIGIIVGTYSTIFIAAPLYAHLREGEPKVKRGDSLAAAAASRAQAERAAVAVES